The following are encoded in a window of Sphingobium sp. AP49 genomic DNA:
- a CDS encoding cobyric acid synthase: MGAIMLQGTGSDVGKSVLVAGLCRALVRRGYNVRPFKPQNMSNNAAVTVDGGEIGRAQALQAIACGVVAHTDMNPVLLKPQADRTSQLIVHGQVRGRLGSGNFRAARGQLLGAVLASYERLKAQCDIVVVEGAGSPAEINLRAGDIANMGFARAANVPVLLVGDIDRGGVIAAIVGTKAVIDPADAAMIHGFLINKFRGDPTLFEDGYRQIETLAGWRGFGVVPWLDETTRLPSEDAVVLERAAPTHHARTLIACPILPRISNFDDLDPLKLDTGVELRMIPPGQPIPSEAALIVLPGSKATIADMVAMRAQGWDIDILAHHRRGGAIFGICGGYQMLGRHIIDPEGIEGPAGMIEGLGLLDVETRLTSGKRLVQVDGVALGAPFTGYEMHIGETSGMDCMRPFARIDGQPDGAVSADGRVMGTYVHGLLASGAMRAAMLARIGVEAGSVDYDRSVDMALDAIAAQLETHLDIDAIVALALRRSTQA, translated from the coding sequence ATGGGCGCGATCATGCTGCAGGGAACGGGGTCGGACGTCGGCAAGTCGGTGCTGGTGGCGGGGCTGTGCCGTGCACTGGTGCGGCGTGGCTACAATGTCCGCCCGTTCAAACCCCAGAATATGTCGAATAACGCGGCAGTCACCGTCGATGGCGGCGAGATTGGCCGGGCGCAGGCCCTGCAGGCGATCGCTTGCGGAGTGGTCGCGCATACCGATATGAACCCGGTGCTGCTCAAGCCACAGGCCGACCGGACATCGCAGTTGATTGTCCATGGCCAGGTGCGCGGGAGATTGGGCAGTGGGAATTTTCGCGCGGCGCGCGGCCAGTTGCTTGGCGCCGTACTGGCAAGCTATGAGCGCCTGAAAGCGCAATGCGACATCGTCGTCGTCGAAGGCGCGGGCTCACCAGCCGAAATCAACCTGCGCGCCGGCGACATCGCCAATATGGGATTTGCACGTGCCGCCAATGTCCCGGTCCTTCTGGTCGGCGATATCGATCGGGGTGGAGTGATCGCCGCCATCGTCGGCACCAAGGCGGTGATCGATCCCGCCGACGCAGCCATGATCCATGGCTTCCTGATCAACAAATTCCGTGGCGATCCAACCTTGTTCGAGGACGGCTATCGCCAGATCGAAACGCTGGCGGGCTGGCGCGGCTTTGGCGTGGTCCCCTGGCTCGATGAAACCACCCGCCTGCCCAGCGAGGATGCTGTGGTGCTGGAGCGAGCGGCTCCCACCCATCACGCGCGCACGCTTATCGCGTGCCCGATCTTGCCGCGCATCTCAAATTTTGACGATCTCGACCCGTTGAAGCTCGATACCGGCGTCGAATTGCGCATGATCCCGCCAGGCCAGCCGATCCCGTCCGAAGCGGCGCTGATCGTCCTGCCCGGTTCCAAGGCAACGATCGCAGACATGGTCGCGATGCGCGCCCAGGGTTGGGATATCGACATTCTTGCTCATCATCGGCGGGGTGGCGCGATATTTGGCATTTGTGGCGGATATCAGATGCTGGGCCGGCATATTATCGATCCCGAAGGGATTGAGGGACCGGCCGGGATGATCGAGGGGCTCGGCCTGCTGGATGTCGAGACGCGCCTGACGTCGGGCAAAAGGCTGGTGCAGGTCGATGGCGTTGCCCTGGGCGCGCCCTTCACCGGCTATGAGATGCATATTGGCGAAACGTCAGGCATGGACTGCATGCGTCCCTTCGCCCGGATTGATGGTCAACCCGATGGCGCAGTCAGTGCCGATGGGCGGGTCATGGGCACTTATGTCCATGGCTTGCTGGCAAGCGGCGCGATGCGTGCCGCGATGCTGGCACGCATCGGCGTGGAAGCCGGTAGCGTCGACTATGACCGATCCGTCGACATGGCCCTCGACGCCATCGCCGCGCAACTGGAAACCCATCTGGATATCGATGCGATTGTGGCACTCGCCCTGCGCCGATCCACCCAAGCCTAA
- a CDS encoding TadE/TadG family type IV pilus assembly protein: protein MRNTLLHWPTRPAPRGTTLLRSERGSVLVEAAFALPLMIALLLGILLYGSWFMTAHTLQQAANEAARAAIAGLNDTERRALVDQSVAISRSSFPLPGAQSIGVTASANSGYYTVTLTYSLTNAPFFAAAPFPLPASQIQRSAIVRIAS from the coding sequence ATGCGAAACACGCTTCTCCATTGGCCAACACGCCCCGCCCCGCGAGGGACGACTCTGCTTCGTAGCGAGCGGGGCAGCGTCCTCGTCGAAGCGGCCTTTGCCTTGCCTCTCATGATTGCCCTGCTGCTGGGCATATTGCTCTACGGCAGTTGGTTCATGACCGCGCACACCTTGCAACAGGCCGCCAATGAGGCCGCCCGCGCCGCCATTGCCGGATTGAACGATACCGAACGACGCGCCCTGGTGGATCAGAGCGTGGCCATAAGCCGCAGCTCCTTCCCACTGCCAGGCGCTCAGAGCATCGGTGTCACCGCCTCTGCCAATTCGGGCTATTACACGGTGACGTTGACCTACAGCCTCACCAATGCGCCCTTCTTTGCCGCTGCGCCATTCCCACTCCCCGCTTCGCAGATACAGCGCAGCGCGATTGTCAGGATCGCCTCATGA
- a CDS encoding TadG family pilus assembly protein, whose amino-acid sequence MKGSGTMMKRLRQDHRGGISVLLAGALFMLAGASTVAVDLGSVYLAKRQLQGIADAAAIAASGGGRSAAEQLLTKSGVNALSLITVDNGYYASDTSVPIANRFIAGDARANATRVEVQRHAPLFFAKLLVGRDGVDVRAHATAARSDAAAFSLGTGLASLSGGLPNMLLSALAGTELNLSVMDYQGLASLNVDLLHFADALKVRTGRNDAAYGELFGANIPLSDIIGAIADTADNSSTAGVLRTMAGKVPGKTVKLSDIVDLGPMKGTGSSTGQPSLLLDAFSMLRMVLSPPAGTAVPIDLTLNVPGLTSTRLTMVTGTGQTSTPMISITNDKNVVLRTAQTRIYLDSKVGTALSGIANLRIPLYVELASAEARLSDVVCDQAALNRGVTLAVTPSIGTAALAEVDNAALTNFSIPANPRPVVMASVLGSLTQVSGYANIALGGVTPQNVLFTPGDIAAQQAKMVSTQDLTQGLAASLANQTKVTVTLAGIPLPLSPLISPVAGLLGTTAPILDGLLNNVTGLLGVKLGTASVKVHQMRCGMPTLVA is encoded by the coding sequence ATGAAAGGTTCGGGCACCATGATGAAAAGGCTGCGTCAGGATCACCGCGGCGGCATCAGCGTCCTGCTGGCGGGAGCGCTGTTCATGCTGGCCGGCGCGTCAACGGTGGCGGTTGACCTGGGCTCTGTCTATCTGGCCAAGCGCCAGTTGCAGGGCATTGCCGATGCCGCTGCGATCGCCGCCAGCGGTGGCGGCCGCTCGGCCGCAGAACAGTTGCTGACCAAGAGCGGCGTCAACGCATTGTCGCTGATCACCGTCGACAATGGCTATTATGCCTCCGACACCAGCGTACCCATCGCCAATCGTTTCATCGCCGGCGATGCCCGTGCGAACGCCACCCGGGTGGAAGTACAGAGGCATGCGCCATTATTCTTCGCCAAACTGCTGGTCGGCCGCGACGGTGTCGATGTTCGGGCGCATGCGACGGCTGCGCGGTCCGATGCGGCGGCCTTCTCCTTGGGCACCGGGCTCGCCTCACTCAGCGGCGGCTTGCCCAATATGCTGCTGTCTGCACTTGCAGGAACCGAGCTTAACCTGAGCGTCATGGACTATCAGGGACTTGCCAGCCTGAATGTTGACCTGCTCCATTTCGCTGATGCTCTGAAGGTACGGACAGGCCGCAATGACGCCGCCTATGGTGAATTGTTCGGCGCGAACATCCCCCTATCCGACATTATCGGGGCGATCGCCGACACAGCCGATAATAGCAGCACCGCAGGCGTCCTGCGGACCATGGCAGGCAAAGTACCGGGTAAAACCGTGAAGCTCAGCGACATCGTGGATCTGGGACCGATGAAAGGCACGGGCAGTTCCACCGGCCAACCGAGCCTATTGCTCGATGCCTTCTCGATGCTGCGCATGGTGCTGAGTCCGCCGGCCGGGACAGCCGTTCCGATCGACCTGACGTTGAACGTGCCGGGCCTCACCAGCACCCGCCTGACGATGGTCACCGGCACTGGCCAGACCAGCACGCCGATGATCAGCATCACGAACGACAAGAATGTCGTGCTCCGCACGGCGCAGACCCGCATCTATCTGGATAGTAAGGTCGGCACGGCATTGTCCGGCATCGCGAACCTGCGCATCCCGCTCTATGTCGAATTGGCGTCGGCCGAAGCCCGCCTTTCCGATGTCGTCTGCGATCAGGCAGCCCTCAATCGCGGCGTCACCCTGGCGGTCACGCCGTCGATCGGCACGGCCGCCCTGGCTGAGGTTGACAATGCCGCGCTGACCAACTTCTCAATCCCGGCCAATCCGCGTCCGGTGGTCATGGCGTCCGTTCTTGGTTCGCTCACGCAGGTCAGCGGCTATGCCAATATCGCCCTTGGCGGGGTTACGCCGCAGAATGTGCTGTTCACACCAGGCGACATCGCCGCGCAGCAAGCCAAGATGGTCAGCACACAGGACCTGACCCAGGGCCTGGCAGCCAGCCTGGCAAACCAGACCAAGGTCACAGTGACCCTGGCGGGCATCCCTCTCCCGCTAAGCCCGCTTATTTCACCCGTTGCCGGGTTGCTGGGCACAACGGCACCTATTCTCGATGGCCTGCTGAACAACGTCACCGGACTGCTCGGCGTCAAGTTGGGCACGGCATCGGTCAAAGTGCATCAAATGCGCTGCGGCATGCCAACGCTGGTCGCTTGA